A region of Diadema setosum chromosome 15, eeDiaSeto1, whole genome shotgun sequence DNA encodes the following proteins:
- the LOC140239279 gene encoding zinc finger protein 862-like produces the protein MMEMNYKLYKVSPKLYRELHEMAEMMGGEKVRKPQRTQGTRWLAHLGNALDAIMKNFAPLMSHLEDLIADRRSSADIQGKAKRILKIMTDFPTLKFMFFLQDILDSMSKLSQNLQKDSSSLAEASRAVDATSFQLGSLAKKPGMYLQSFLDEMGESKDQTVFRGQQLKRTEMEEEFEANRSDVVSKLQRHLTRRFESLRRDEVAAAITILNTRQWPQTTEDLESYGNAAVDFICRHFSTVLTQHKCELANVMYEWQEAKLYVSSLPTMKRHNAWTDIMLDEELKAHIPNFMHLVEILTVLPLSTAACERGFSCMKRVKCDWRSSLKVDMLSKLMFVVLNGPEVKDYNAAGALSVWWKSERARRPNYMD, from the exons ATGATGGAGATGAACTACAAACTGTACAAGGTTTCTCCAAAGCTGTACAGAGAGCTGCATGAGATGGCAGAAATGATGGGTGGTGAAAAGGTCAGGAAACCTCAGCGCACGCAAGGAACTAGATGGCTTGCTCATCTGGGGAATGCTCTGGATGCAATCATGAAAAACTTTGCCCCGCTGATGAGCCACCTAGAGGATCTCATCGCAGACCGTCGATCAAGTGCTGACATTCAAGGGAAAGCCAAACGAATCCTGAAGATCATGACAGATTTCCCCACACTCAAGTTCATGTTCTTCTTGCAAGACATCCTCGACAGTATGAGCAA GTTGAGCCAAAATCTGCAGAAGGATTCATCCAGCCTTGCAGAAGCTTCGCGTGCAGTGGACGCAACCTCCTTCCAACTAGGAAGTCTGGCAAAGAAGCCAGGAATGTATCTCCAGTCATTCCTGGATGAGATGGGAGAATCCAAGGACCAGACTGTATTCAGGGGACAACAACTGAAAAGGACAGAGATGGAAGAGGAGTTTGAGGCAAACAG GTCAGACGTGGTGAGTAAACTGCAGCGGCACCTCACCAGACGGTTTGAAAGTCTCAGACGGGACGAGGTGGCTGCTGCAATTACCATACTCAACACCCGTCAGTGGCCCCAAACAACAGAGGACCTTGAATCATATGGCAACGCAGCAGTAGATTTCATCTGCAGGCATTTCTCTACTGTCTTGACGCAGCACAAATGCGAACTGGCAAATGTCATGTATGAGTGGCAAGAAGCAAAGTTGTATGTCAGTAGTTTGCCCACAATGAAGAGACACAACGCATGGACGGACATCATGCTGGACGAAGAGCTGAAGGCACATATTCCAAACTTCATGCACCTTGTTGAAATCCTCACCGTCCTGCCTCTCTCCACTGCAGCTTGTGAACGTGGATTCAGCTGTATGAAGCGGGTCAAGTGTGATTGGAGGAGCTCACTGAAGGTTGACATGCTGTCGAAACTGATGTTCGTGGTCCTCAACGGTCCGGAGGTGAAAGACTACAATGCAGCTGGTGCACTCAGCGTGTGGTGGAAATCAGAGAGAGCACGTCGTCCAAATTACATGGATTAA